From a region of the Stenotrophomonas sp. BIO128-Bstrain genome:
- a CDS encoding diacylglycerol kinase translates to MADMYGHRPRSIARVFKALRWSLQGLRSAWLHESSFRLEVVAAVVALPAAILLGHSAVERALLMGSVLAVLALELLNSAIEAVIERYGPEIHELAGRAKDMGSGAVFVALCNVALIWALVLLG, encoded by the coding sequence GTGGCAGATATGTACGGTCATCGTCCGCGGAGCATTGCCCGCGTCTTCAAGGCGCTCCGCTGGTCCCTCCAAGGACTACGATCAGCTTGGCTGCATGAATCCTCGTTTCGACTCGAGGTTGTCGCGGCCGTGGTGGCACTACCGGCAGCGATTCTGCTGGGCCACTCAGCGGTAGAGCGAGCACTTCTAATGGGGAGCGTGCTGGCTGTGCTGGCCTTGGAGCTGCTGAACTCCGCCATCGAAGCGGTTATCGAACGCTACGGCCCAGAGATCCATGAGCTGGCCGGTCGCGCCAAAGACATGGGTTCGGGCGCTGTGTTCGTGGCTCTTTGCAACGTGGCGCTCATTTGGGCCCTGGTTCTGCTGGGTTGA